Proteins co-encoded in one Coregonus clupeaformis isolate EN_2021a chromosome 17, ASM2061545v1, whole genome shotgun sequence genomic window:
- the LOC121585422 gene encoding delta-type opioid receptor-like isoform X2 has translation MMEFPTLSAADFADLYSVIPFNATLSEDSTGLPSRGNDTEKGSSKDTKSIIIAVSITALYSIICVVGLLGNILVMYGVVRYTKMKTATNIYIFNLALADALATSTLPFQSAKYLMNTWPFGEFLCKVILAIDYYNMFTSIFTLTMMSVDRYIAVCHPVRALDFRTPAKAKMINVCIWILSSAFGVPIMVMAVTKVTDKGNTGCMLQFPQPDWYWDTVTKICVFIFAFVVPVLVITICYGLMILRLKSVRLLSGSKEKDRNMRRITRMVLVVVAAFIICWTPIHIFIILRTMVQIDSMNPYVIASWHLCIALGYMNSSLNPLLYAFLDENFKRCFRDFCLPFRSNMDQSSFSRARNSTREPTTVCAPRELVRKPV, from the exons ATGATGGAGTTCCCTACCCTGTCCGCAGCTGATTTTGCCGACCTGTATTCTGTGATCCCTTTCAATGCCACATTGTCTGAGGATTCAACAGGGCTGCCATCAAGAGGCAATGACACCGAGAAGGGTTCTTCGAAGGACACCAAAAGTATTATAATTGCAGTATCTATAACGGCTCTTTACTCTATTATATGCGTTGTTGGACTGCTTGGAAACATCCTCGTTATGTATGGAGTAGTGAG ATACACCAAAATGAAGACAGCCACTAACATCTACATCTTCAACTTGGCCCTGGCCGATGCTTTGGCTACCAGCACTCTGCCCTTCCAGAGTGCCAAGTACCTGATGAACACCTGGCCCTTCGGCGAGTTTCTGTGTAAAGTGATCCTCGCCATCGACTACTACAACATGTTCACCAGTATCTTCACCCTGACCATGATGAGCGTGGACCGCTACATCGCTGTGTGCCACCCGGTCAGGGCCCTGGACTTTAGAACACCCGCCAAGGCCAAGATGATCAACGTGTGCATCTGGATCCTCTCCTCTGCCTTCGGAGTGCCCATCATGGTCATGGCGGTTACCAAGGTGACAGACAAAG GCAATACAGGGTGCATGCtgcagttccctcagccagactGGTACTGGGACACGGTGACTAAGATCTGCGTGTTCATCTTTGCCTTCGTGGTGCCAGTCCTGGTTATCACCATCTGCTACGGCCTGATGATTCTCCGCCTGAAGAGTGTCCGTCTGCTCTCCGGCTCCAAGGAGAAAGATCGGAATATGCGGCGCATTACCCGCATGGTCCTGGTGGTGGTGGCGGCATTCATAATTTGCTGGACGCCCATCCACATCTTTATCATCCTCAGGACCATGGTGCAGATTGACAGCATGAACCCCTACGTAATCGCCAGCTGGCACCTGTGCATTGCGCTGGGCTACATGAACAGCAGCCTCAACCCCCTGCTTTACGCCTTCCTAGACGAGAACTTCAAGAGGTGCTTCAGGGATTTCTGCCTGCCTTTCCGCTCCAACATGGACCAGAGCAGCTTCTCCAGAGCCCGCAACTCCACGCGGGAGCCCACCACCGTGTGTGCTCCGAGAGAGTTGGTGAGGAAGCCTGTATGA
- the LOC121585422 gene encoding delta-type opioid receptor-like isoform X1 gives MYGVVRYTKMKTATNIYIFNLALADALATSTLPFQSAKYLMNTWPFGEFLCKVILAIDYYNMFTSIFTLTMMSVDRYIAVCHPVRALDFRTPAKAKMINVCIWILSSAFGVPIMVMAVTKVTDKGNTGCMLQFPQPDWYWDTVTKICVFIFAFVVPVLVITICYGLMILRLKSVRLLSGSKEKDRNMRRITRMVLVVVAAFIICWTPIHIFIILRTMVQIDSMNPYVIASWHLCIALGYMNSSLNPLLYAFLDENFKRCFRDFCLPFRSNMDQSSFSRARNSTREPTTVNSVNNENNEKILY, from the exons ATGTATGGAGTAGTGAG ATACACCAAAATGAAGACAGCCACTAACATCTACATCTTCAACTTGGCCCTGGCCGATGCTTTGGCTACCAGCACTCTGCCCTTCCAGAGTGCCAAGTACCTGATGAACACCTGGCCCTTCGGCGAGTTTCTGTGTAAAGTGATCCTCGCCATCGACTACTACAACATGTTCACCAGTATCTTCACCCTGACCATGATGAGCGTGGACCGCTACATCGCTGTGTGCCACCCGGTCAGGGCCCTGGACTTTAGAACACCCGCCAAGGCCAAGATGATCAACGTGTGCATCTGGATCCTCTCCTCTGCCTTCGGAGTGCCCATCATGGTCATGGCGGTTACCAAGGTGACAGACAAAG GCAATACAGGGTGCATGCtgcagttccctcagccagactGGTACTGGGACACGGTGACTAAGATCTGCGTGTTCATCTTTGCCTTCGTGGTGCCAGTCCTGGTTATCACCATCTGCTACGGCCTGATGATTCTCCGCCTGAAGAGTGTCCGTCTGCTCTCCGGCTCCAAGGAGAAAGATCGGAATATGCGGCGCATTACCCGCATGGTCCTGGTGGTGGTGGCGGCATTCATAATTTGCTGGACGCCCATCCACATCTTTATCATCCTCAGGACCATGGTGCAGATTGACAGCATGAACCCCTACGTAATCGCCAGCTGGCACCTGTGCATTGCGCTGGGCTACATGAACAGCAGCCTCAACCCCCTGCTTTACGCCTTCCTAGACGAGAACTTCAAGAGGTGCTTCAGGGATTTCTGCCTGCCTTTCCGCTCCAACATGGACCAGAGCAGCTTCTCCAGAGCCCGCAACTCCACGCGGGAGCCCACCACC GTAAACAGTGTAAATAATGAAAATAATGAGAAAATATTGTATTGA